In a genomic window of Styela clava chromosome 7, kaStyClav1.hap1.2, whole genome shotgun sequence:
- the LOC120328792 gene encoding dual specificity protein phosphatase 23-like, whose protein sequence is MAFRNHENAPPPNFSWVDEGFLAGCGCPGNLDHYKYFTEVGIRHVISLKEQYPPGAEENSKSLNLKLSKIQIKDFHPPTIDQIDEFLKLVDEGKKCNQPVVTHCALGNGRTGTMLACYLLKQKRISAKEALDEIRKLRPGSVETVEQEKAIEMYYKHLNETATD, encoded by the exons ATGGCATTCCGCAATCATGAAAATGCTCCACCTCCTAACTTCTCATGGGTCGATGAAGGTTTTCTGGCTGGATGTGGATGCCCAGGAAATTTAG ATCACTACAAATACTTCACTGAAGTTGGAATTCGTCATGTTATTTCATTGAAGGAACAATATCCACCAGGAGCTGAGGAAAATAGTAaatcattgaatttgaaattatctAAGATTCAAATAAAAGATTTTCATCCTCCGACAATTGATCAGATAGATGAGTTTTTAAAACTTGTCGACGAAGGGAAAAAGTGTAATCAG CCGGTAGTTACACACTGCGCTCTTGGCAATGGACGAACTGGAACAATGTTGGCATGCtatttattaaaacaaaaaagaatatCTGCTAAAGAAGCGCTGGACGAAATCAGGAAATTGAGGCCAGGATCTGTTGAAACAGTCGAGCAAGAAAAAGCAATAGAAATGTATTACAAGCATTTGAACGAAACTGCAACTGATTGA